A portion of the Corticium candelabrum chromosome 5, ooCorCand1.1, whole genome shotgun sequence genome contains these proteins:
- the LOC134180050 gene encoding uncharacterized protein LOC134180050, with the protein MICNVHAFFEQEKRDGPIMLESATKRTAMAMQVSERTVFRVHRQVNVEGDVHSPAKKGKKSGSGPAQQETDNFQEGVIRRRIHRFYTDRELPTMDKLILALQQDIDYSYSKQTLLKTVKKMGFKYTTRNKKTALYEQHRIIAARHHYLRQIKKYRDERRPIVYLDETWLNAHHTLERCWTDYDGKRGLRVPSGKGERFIILHAGWKEGWISNADLVFREKKGTGDYHQEMNTAHFME; encoded by the coding sequence ATGATCTGTAACGTCCATGCCTTCTTTGAGCAAGAGAAGCGTGATGGGCCAATCATGCTGGAAAGTGCAACAAAAAGAACGGCAATGGCGATGCAGGTATCTGAACGCACTGTATTCAGAGTTCATCGCCAAGTAAACGTTGAAGGAGATGTGCATAGTCCCGCAAAGAAAGGCAAGAAGTCTGGTTCAGGTCCTGCTCAACAGGAGACTGACAACTTTCAAGAAGGAGTCATTCGTCGTAGAATTCACCGGttctacacagacagagaacttCCAACGATGGATAAACTGATTTTAGCTCTACAACAAGACATAGATTActcatacagcaaacaaacacttctcaaaacagtcaagaaaatgGGCTTCAAATATACAACacgcaacaagaaaacagcgTTGTACGAACAACACAGAATTATTGCTGCTCGTCATCACTATCTCAGACAAATAAAGAAGTACAGAGATGAGAGAAGACCAATAGTGTATCTAGACGAGACATGGCTCAACGCGCACCATACCTTGGAACGATGCTGGACTGACTACGACGGCAAAAGAGGTTTGAGAGTCCCATCAGGAAAGGGTGAAAGATTCATTATTCTCCATGCGGGGTGGAAAGAGGGTTGGATTTCTAATGCTGACCTCGTTTTTAGAGAAAAGAAAGGCACCGGTGACTACCATCAGGAAATGAACACGGCCCACTTTATGGAGTAG
- the LOC134179629 gene encoding uncharacterized protein LOC134179629, whose product MKSLKSFYRNQEMVDITLLIGGSKTEFKAHKVVLCAHSDVLKKMLTSSMKEAQENTIEFPEVDETAFGALLEFFYTENVPVNKSFICELIELCDYLQVINLKQRCCKWLHENLVVEDACEYLMFSSKPSADEQLYKNCFHWIEDHAALVVCTDGFAKHMTAKEVEKIAASDHLNLDEIQLFKGIKRWIKYDDSRHEDGVHLTKYLRLPMMNTKDLLGCVQSSGFFAPDAILKALTSLQQPLDCNPYEINSPYAKLRVPSARLARSIPSFTWQSKRPTSSKDVSPARTISTHSNRAVLGRSEALLTSKPLPIPSCVHVQLTTKSTVNRKLTVGLYILPRQNLRWQNQTSLFGFTLQERQSVAPSDSSLRCGVQLNDATLSMFRTFNSVSIPVGCIVALKFHITLKEVYIYLDGAVIMQIPLIIGSCCSYLPLLGKSCQSLQFSALQRQQYDNILDNYGDNKAVFIEVAIEEIKDTATVSVKKDNATCRDDDTDDDLNSVVTRTCLPGVNTACNRADDSSEFDKFERVSHPSPIMQSLKSFYDNQKMVDITILVGANKTKFKAHKLVLSAQSDVLEKMLTSPMKEAQENTIGLPKVDETAFRALVEFFYTGNVPVDKSLICQLIELCDHLHVLDLKQRCCTWLHENLVAEDACEYLMFSKKLSADEQLYKNCFQWIEDHAAEILCTESFSMHMTAEEVEKIAASDDLNLDEIQLFEGIEQWIEYDDSRHEDGKEIAKLLRLPMINVSDLLGCVKSSSFVESNAILEALMLLQQPTVYNPHEIDSSNFADLRMPSDRLPTSIMWNPYQPKLFTPGQAAYSNPAVIKSSGRLCTSKPLSIPSCVRVQLTTKSTINRNVTVGLSISCPHQDSRQPKLFIGPSPTHHKYGLECGVQLTGATLSPFPLQGTVLIPAGCIVALKFHVKFEQVCIHLNGTLIAKIPLTTPSCCSHLPQMRTNVILSQSGQVQLKTQNPNDSKKVFVEVVIKEVKDTAAISVKRERHTCCGNY is encoded by the exons ATGAAATCATTGAAGTCTTTCTACCGCAACCAGGAAATGGTTGATATCACTTTACTTATTGGCGGTAGCAAGACAGAATTCAAAGCTCACAAAGTGGTACTGTGTGCACACAGTGACGTCCTAAAAAAAATGTTGACGAGTTCAATGAAGGAAGCTCAAGAGAATACAATCGAGTTTCCTGAAGTTGATGAAACAGCATTCGGAGCACTTCTTGAGTTTTTCTACACAGAAAACGTTCCAGTCAACAAATCCTTTATATGTGAACTCATAGAGCTTTGTGATTATCTTCAAGTTATAAATCTCAAACAACGTTGTTGCAAATGGCTGCATGAAAATCTGGTAGTAGAAGATGCATGTGAATATCTTATGTTTTCCTCCAAGCCTTCAGCTGACGAGCAGCTCTATAAGAATTGTTTCCATTGGATTGAAGATCACGCCGCTTTAGTTGTTTGCACGGATGGTTTTGCAAAGCACATGACGGCAAAAGAAGTAGAAAAAATTGCTGCTAGTGACCACCTGAATCTTGATGAAATCCAGCTGTTTAAGGGAATCAAGCGATGGATTAAGTATGATGATTCAAGACACGAAGATGGTGTACACCTTACAAAATATCTGCGCTTGCCAATGATGAACACAAAAGATTTGCTGGGTTGTGTGCAAAGTAGTGGTTTTTTCGCACCCGACGCTATTCTTAAAGCTCTTACATCCTTGCAGCAACCCTTGGATTGCAATCCGTATGAAATCAACTCACCTTATGCTAAGTTACGAGTGCCGTCTGCACGTCTTGCAAGATCCATACCTTCATTTACGTGGCAATCGAAACGACCAACATCCTCTAAAGATGTCTCACCTGCTCGTACCATCTCTACACATTCCAACCGTGCTGTTTTAGGAAGATCAGAAGCACTGCTTACTTCTAAGCCACTGCCGATTCCAAGTTGTGTACATGTTCAGCTCACCACCAAATCAACAGTCAATCGTAAACTTACAGTTGGACTTTACATTTTACCTCGGCAGAATTTACGTTGGCAGAATCAAACCTCGTTGTTTGGATTTACGCTACAAGAAAGACAGTCTGTTGCCCCTAGTGATAGTTCACTACGGTGTGGAGTGCAGCTAAATGACGCAACTCTCAGTATGTTTCGTACGTTCAACTCTGTCTCGATCCCTGTAGGCTGCATTGTAGCATTGAAATTTCACATCACGTTGAAAGAGGTGTACATATACCTAGATGGCGCTGTAATAATGCAAATACCCTTGATCATAGGATCATGCTGCTCTTACTTGCCACTGTTAGGAAAATCTTGTCAGTCATTGCAGTTCTCTGCTTTGCAAAGACAGCAGTATGATAATATCCTAGACAATTATGGTGACAACAAGGCAGTTTTCATTGAGGTTGCAATAGAAGAAATTAAGGATACCGCAACTGTTTCAGTGAAAAAAGACAATGCTACCTGCAGAGACGATGATACGGATGATGATCTA AATAGTGTAGTCACGAG GACATGTCTTCCTGGTGTAAATACG GCCTGCAATCGAGCAG ATGACTCAAGTGAGTTCGACAAGTTTGAGAGAGTTTCTCATCCCTCTCCAATTATGCAATCGTTGAAGTCGTTTTACGACAACCAAAAAATGGTTGATATCACTATACTTGTTGGTGCTAACAAGACGAAATTCAAAGCCCACAAGCTAGTGTTGAGCGCACAAAGTGATGTCCTAGAGAAAATGTTGACTAGTCCAATGAAGGAAGCTCAAGAGAATACAATCGGGTTGCCAAAAGTTGATGAAACAGCATTCAGAGCACTTGTTGAGTTTTTCTACACAGGAAACGTTCCAGTCGACAAATCCTTGATATGTCAACTCATAGAGCTTTGTGATCATCTCCATGTTCTAGATCTCAAACAACGTTGTTGCACATGGTTGCATGAAAATCTGGTAGCTGAAGATGCATGTGAATATCTTATGTTTTCCAAGAAGCTGTCAGCCGATGAACAGCTCTATAAGAATTGTTTTCAATGGATCGAAGATCACGCTGCTGAAATTCTTTGCACAGAGAGTTTTTCAATGCACATGACGGCAGAAGAAGTAGAAAAGATAGCCGCTAGTGACGACCTGAATCTCGATGAAATCCAGCTGTTTGAAGGAATCGAGCAATGGATTGAGTATGATGACTCAAGACACGAGGACGGTAAAGAGATAGCAAAACTTCTGCGCTTACCAATGATAAACGTCAGTGATTTGTTGGGTTGTGTGAAGAGCAGCAGCTTTGTCGAGTCCAATGCTATTCTTGAGGCTTtgatgttgttgcagcaaCCCACGGTATACAATCCGCATGAAATCGACTCATCCAATTTTGCCGACTTGCGTATGCCATCTGACCGTCTTCCAACTTCTATCATGTGGAATCCGTACCAACCAAAACTCTTTACCCCAGGACAGGCTGCATACTCGAACCCTGCTGTTATAAAAAGTTCAGGAAGATTATGTACAAGCAAACCACTGTCAATTCCAAGTTGTGTACGCGTTCAGCTTACCACCAAGTCAACAATCAATCGCAACGTTACAGTTGGACTTTCAATTTCTTGTCCTCATCAAGATTCACGACAGCCAAAGCTATTCATTGGACCAAGTCCCACACATCACAAATATGGTTTAGAATGTGGAGTGCAGCTAACCGGGGCCACCCTCAGCCCGTTTCCTTTGCAAGGCACTGTGTTGATTCCAGCAGGATGCATTGTGGCACTAAAATTTCATGTCAAGTTCGAACAGGTTTGTATACATCTAAATGGTACTTTAATAGCGAAAATACCCTTGACTACGCCATCATGCTGCTCTCACTTGCCACAAATGAGAACAAATGTCATTTTGTCACAATCTGGTCAAGTACAGCTAAAGACACAAAATCCAAATGACAGCAAGAAAGTTTTCGTCGAAGTTGTAATAAAAGAAGTTAAAGATACCGCAGCTATCTCAGTGAAACGAGAACGCCATACGTGCTGCGGCAATTATTGA
- the LOC134180288 gene encoding uncharacterized protein LOC134180288 — protein sequence MSGESTQEQPNCPAKANNVNENCNENVCDDVRLSAKRKKSDDCEFNKFQKIPYPSTVMKSWESFYRNQEMVDITLLIGSNKTEFKAHKVVLCAHSDVLKTMLSSPMKEARENTIEFPEADETAFGALLEFFYTGNVPVDKSFICQLIKLCDYLHVPNLKQHCCTWLPDNMVPEDACEYLLFSSQPSADEQLYKNCFQWIKDHATLVVCTDGFAKHMTAKEVEQLAASDDLNLDEIQLFEGIKRWIEYDVSRHEDGIHIAKYLRLPMMNTRDLLGCVQSSGFVQSDGILRALKYLQQPLGHFPYDIDHLYVNLRVPSARVPRITLSFTRKSQQLTSSQRPSIIPTHSNHAVVRSSETLRTSKPLRIPSCVRVQLTTKSTVNRKVIVGLLILSSDQQYRCGVRLHGATLSTFPLYNTVLIPTGCIVALKFHITSDQVCIHLNGAVIAQIALTTRCCCSYLPLFARSRKPSQPSGSHYILDKTDGKKDVFVEVAIEEIEDTASVSVKGDVATCCPK from the exons ATGAGTGGAGAGTCTACCCAAGAGCAGCCGAACTGCCCAGCGAAAGCGAATAACGTCAACGAGAATTGCAACGAGAATGTTTGCGATGATGTCAGATTATCTGCTAAAAGAAAAAAATCGG ATGACTGTGAATTTAACAAGTTTCAGAAGATTCCTTATCCCTCTACAGTCATGAAATCATGGGAGTCTTTTTACCGCAACCAAGAAATGGTTGATATCACCTTATTAATTGGCAGTAACAAGACCGAATTCAAAGCTCACAAGGTGGTGCTGTGTGCACACAGTGACGTCTTGAAGACTATGTTGTCTAGTCCAATGAAGGAAGCCCGAGAGAATACAATCGAGTTTCCTGAAGCTGACGAAACAGCATTCGGAGCTCTTCTTGAGTTTTTCTACACAGGAAACGTTCCAGTCGACAAATCCTTTATATGTCAACTCATAAAACTTTGTGATTATCTCCATGTGCCAAATCTCAAACAACACTGTTGCACATGGTTGCCTGACAATATGGTGCCTGAAGATGCGTGTGAATATCTTCTGTTTTCTTCCCAGCCGTCAGCTGACGAGCAGCTCTATAAAAATTGTTTCCAGTGGATCAAAGATCATGCCACTTTAGTTGTTTGCACAGATGGCTTTGCAAAGCACATGACGGCAAAAGAAGTAGAACAACTTGCTGCTAGTGACGACCTGAATCTCGATGAAATCCAGCTGTTTGAGGGAATCAAGCGATGGATTGAGTATGATGTCTCAAGACACGAAGATGGTATACACATAGCAAAATATCTGCGCTTGCCAATGATGAACACAAGAGATTTGCTGGGTTGTGTGCAAAGTAGCGGTTTTGTCCAATCCGATGGTATCCTTAGAGCTCTCAAGTACTTGCAGCAACCCTTGGGTCACTTTCCTTATGACATCGACCACTTGTATGTTAACTTACGAGTGCCGTCTGCACGAGTTCCAAGAATTACTCTCTCTTTTACCCGGAAATCACAACAATTAACATCCTCACAACGTCCGTCCATCATTCCTACACATTCCAACCATGCTGTTGTAAGAAGTTCAGAAACACTGCGTACTTCCAAGCCGCTGCGGATTCCAAGTTGTGTTCGAGTTCAGCTCACCACCAAATCAACAGTCAATCGCAAAGTTATAGTTGGACTTCTCATTTTATCATCCGATCAGCAGTATAGGTGTGGAGTGCGGCTGCACGGAGCTACTCTCAGTACGTTTCCTTTGTACAACACCGTGTTGATTCCAACAGGCTGCATTGTGGCATTGAAATTTCACATCACGTCGGATCAGGTCTGCATACATCTCAATGGCGCTGTGATAGCGCAAATAGCCTTGACCACACGATGTTGCTGCTCTTACTTGCCACTGTTCGCGAGATCTCGTAAGCCGTCACAGCCCTCGGGTTCTCACTATATCTTAGACAAAACGGATGGCAAAAAGGATGTCTTTGTCGAGGTTGCAATAGAAGAAATTGAGGATACCGCAAGTGTGTCAGTGAAAGGAGACGTTGCTACCTGCTGCCCAAAATAA